One Spinacia oleracea cultivar Varoflay chromosome 4, BTI_SOV_V1, whole genome shotgun sequence DNA segment encodes these proteins:
- the LOC110802748 gene encoding 14-3-3-like protein — MYLAEFKTRVEHKEATENTLLAYKSARDIALAELAPTHSIRLGLALNFSVFYYEILNSPDRACNLTKQVSLLNLNFLRDLNLNLTLLTTNLEEESGDEIKEAEGKRESSEQQ, encoded by the exons AT GTACCTTGCTGAGTTCAAGACAAGAGTTGAGCATAAGGAGGCTACTGAGAATACCCTGTTGGCTTACAAGTCTGCTCGG GACATTGCTCTTGCTGAATTGGCCCCTACTCATTCCATTAGGCTTGGGCTTGCTCTAAACTTCTCTGTGTTCTATTATGAGATTTTGAATTCACCTGACCGTGCCTGCAATCTTACAAAACAGGTATCTTTACTAAACCTTAACTTTCTGCGAGACCTTAACCTTAACCTAACCTTATTAACTACAAACCT TGAGGAGGAGAGTGGTGACGAGATTAAGGAAGCTGAAGGAAAGCGTGAATCAAGCGAACAACAGTGA